The following are encoded together in the candidate division KSB1 bacterium genome:
- a CDS encoding nucleoside monophosphate kinase, translating to MKISLLYNTVLLFGPPGSGKGTWGKILGMMPGFYHLSTGEMFRRMDIESELGQRVMAYMRQGDLVPDQIVFNLWTQHMQNAALIGTFKPQKDILVLDGFPRTQSQAETLKTVAHIKAIVLLHCADPEILVARLHRRAVQENRTDDASEPIIRRRLVVFEREMNRTLAVFPNDLIDSVEVSQPPVRILAALGAILARRLAPEES from the coding sequence ATGAAAATCTCCCTGCTGTACAACACCGTTTTGCTGTTTGGCCCGCCCGGCTCCGGCAAGGGCACCTGGGGTAAAATACTGGGCATGATGCCGGGTTTCTATCATCTCTCCACCGGTGAAATGTTTCGGCGCATGGATATTGAAAGTGAACTTGGCCAACGGGTGATGGCGTACATGCGCCAGGGCGACCTGGTGCCCGACCAGATCGTTTTCAATCTGTGGACCCAGCACATGCAGAATGCCGCCCTCATCGGCACATTCAAACCCCAGAAGGACATTTTGGTTCTGGATGGTTTCCCCCGCACGCAGTCGCAAGCTGAAACGCTGAAAACGGTGGCGCACATCAAGGCGATCGTGCTGCTGCATTGTGCGGATCCCGAAATTCTGGTGGCGCGGCTGCATCGCCGTGCCGTGCAGGAGAACCGCACAGACGATGCCAGTGAGCCGATCATTCGCCGCCGGCTGGTGGTTTTCGAGCGTGAAATGAACCGCACCCTGGCTGTCTTTCCCAACGATCTCATCGACAGCGTGGAGGTGTCGCAGCCGCCGGTGCGCATCCTGGCGGCGCTAGGCGCCATCCTGGCGCGGCGGCTGGCGCCCGAGGAAAGCTGA